One genomic region from Quercus robur chromosome 4, dhQueRobu3.1, whole genome shotgun sequence encodes:
- the LOC126721929 gene encoding ethylene-responsive transcription factor WRI1, whose protein sequence is MKRSPAPSCSSSSSSSCVGSVIPHQSEKPKAKAKRAKKNHNPEKCQNGNSSVGSARRSSIYRGVTRHRWTGRYEAHLWDKSSWNNIQNKKGRQVYLGAYDNEEAAAHTYDLAALKYWGPGTTLNFPIETYTKELEEMQKVTKEEYLASLRRRSSGFSRGVSKYRGVARHHHNGRWEARIGRVFGNKYLYLGTYNTQEEAAAAYDMAAIEYRGANAVTNFDISNYIDRMKKKIPGFNAQSSTVSDAALPNNCHTQSKVDVDNCQPKSKVDVEVEQQQQQKQEKQEVVGLEEQLQYNINAQLPPCMDTTSTMVGMEPSSEQEEDPWSFLDNVPDLPIEKPCELNDLFDHTGFEDDIDFIFEAAAAAAVTHQDVVDVKMDGILDDISGFDETLKVVGVSRSLDNMIGQERLLSSSSSSSSSSAISSPSSSTTTSVSCIYSA, encoded by the exons ATGAAGAGGTCTCCTGCTCCTTcctgttcttcttcttcttcatcttcttgtgTTGGTTCTGTCATTCCTCATCAATCAGAGAAGCCCAAAGCCAAGGCTAAAAGAGCTAAGAAAAATCACAACCCAGAGAAATGCCAGAATGGCAACTCATCAGTTGGCTCAGCTAGGAGAAGCTCAATTTACAGAGGAGTCACAAG GCACAGATGGACTGGGAGATATGAAGCTCACCTCTGGGACAAGAGTTCCTGGAATAACATTCAGAACAAGAAAGGACGACAAG TTTATTTGG GTGCATATGATAATGAAGAGGCTGCTGCCCATACTTATGACCTTGCTGCCCTTAAGTATTGGGGCCCTGGTACAACCTTGAATTTCCCG ATAGAGACTTATACAAAGGAACTTGAAGAAATGCAAAAGGTTACCAAGGAAGAATACTTGGCCTCATTGCGTCGAAGGAGCTCTGGATTTTCTAGAGGAGTGTCCAAATATCGTGGGGTGGCGAG GCATCACCATAATGGTCGTTGGGAAGCAAGGATTGGAAGAGTTTTTGGTAACAAATATCTGTACCTGGGAACTTACA acACACAGGAAGAGGCGGCAGCAGCTTATGATATGGCAGCAATAGAGTACAGAGGAGCAAATGCTGTGACTAATTTTGACATCAGTAATTATATTGATCGCATGAAGAAGAAAATCCCTGGCTTTAATGCCCAAAGTTCTACTGTATCAGATGCAGCACTTCCCAACAATTGTCACACTCAATCAAAAGTAGATGTGGACAATTGTCAACCTAAATCAAAAGTAGATGTGGAAGTAGAGCAGCAACAGCaacaaaagcaagaaaaacaAGAAGTAGTGGGATTAGAAGAACAGCTTCAATATAATATTAATGCACAGCTCCCTCCTTGCATGGACACAACTTCTACAATGGTGGGAATGGAGCCTTCTAGTGAGCAAGAAGAAGACCCTTGGAGCTTTTTGGACAATGTTCCTGACCTCCCCATTGAAAAGCCATGCGAATTAAATGACCTGTTTGACCACACAGGGTTTGAGGATGACattgattttatatttgaagcagcagcagcagcagctgTGACACACCAAGATGTTGTTGATGTCAAAATGGATGGCATTTTGGATGATATTTCAGGTTTTGATGAGACTCTCAAGGTTGTTGGTGTGTCAAGGAGCTTGGACAATATGATTGGGCAGGAGAGGttgttgtcttcttcttcttcttcttcttcttcatctgctATTTCTTCTCCATCTTCTTCTACTACAACCTCGGTTTCTTGTATCTATTCTGCTTGA
- the LOC126721930 gene encoding uncharacterized protein LOC126721930 isoform X2, which yields MAVAAFKSSSRRGNPTTTNSNTAKVSRDTSPKKAPIRRSRSVSAFSRTSANNSTETSTTISSDFLNKRDNPLFWSSSTAKSPPELEPQCSNGGEDSRRGRSVTRNSGVGIGSNKGAGMEAARSLSSVGTAAARRNRSVSRGPVSRRWDVTSESEAEQEGNLSKDFKNRRDWSVVSNNTKKGGLVSSSGVWSSRDSPFRHSDGSATTLSCSQSANREDKASTASSLSGAEDKTIKAVCGKMKSVQGDNMEADTTTSGIYETVRSEVRRAISEIQNDLEIAIRKSKTTAIATTNIADIPPDLVNPDAVELVLDIRREYAIKLEQSLERARKLQADLAVEEHRGHELSRILKEILPDPKTPNVPKSRPGRKTSIERRKMSKRLEEEAMNYFDECVSLSTFDSSDFSSPEDPPFDLATPVGDSILPQASLGASATNFTKSSLNTKQESDIPGQFMNGDDASRLTASSDSKEPKLDPVSQESANSKRSQKFQFTFAGKTTETFELQQDIKKYIRTFEKHDVVSENNRSNCYNMDEYNLQASAQSLLFDKVILKNRIESGSLLVCGGITVSFSPFASII from the exons atgGCGGTGGCAGCTTTCAAATCCTCGTCCAGAAGAGGAAACCCAACAACCACAAACTCAAATACTGCCAAAGTAAGCAGAGACACTTCTCCAAAGAAAGCCCCAATACGAAGATCTAGAAGCGTCAGTGCTTTCTCTAGGACTAGTGCCAACAACTCCACCGAGACTTCTACTACTATTTCCTCTGATTTCTTGAACAAGAGAGACAACCCTTTGTTCTGGAGTAGCTCTACTGCTAAATCACCTCCAGAACTCGAGCCTCAGTGCAGTAATGGTGGTGAAGATAGCAGGAGAGGTCGCTCTGTCACCAGGAATAGTGGTGTTGGTATTGGGAGTAATAAGGGAGCTGGGATGGAGGCTGCCCGGAGTCTGTCGAGTGTTGGTACGGCGGCCGCCCGCCGCAACCGCTCGGTGTCGCGGGGCCCGGTGTCGAGGCGCTGGGATGTGACTTCTGAG AGTGAAGCTGAGCAAGAAGGTAATTTATCTAAGGATTTCAAGAATAGACGTGATTGGAGTGTAGTATCTAATAATACAAAAAAGGGTGGCTTAGTAAGTAGTTCTGGTGTATGGTCTTCTCGGGATTCCCCTTTCAGGCATTCAGATGGTTCCGCTACAACTTTG TCTTGTTCACAAAGTGCAAATCGGGAAGATAAAGCATCCACGGCAAGTTCTTTATCTGGAGCTGAAGATAAAACTATAAAAGCAGTTTGCGGAAAAATGAAG TCAGTCCAAGGGGACAACATGGAAGCTGATACTACTACTAGTGGTATATATGAAACTGTTCGTTCTGAAGTGAGGCGTGCTATCTCTGAAATCCAAAATGACCTTGAAATT GCTATCCGAAAGAGTAAAACTACTGCTATTGCGACGACCAATATAGCTGATATCCCTCCTGACTTGGTAAACCCAGATGCAGTTGAATTAGTTTTGGACATCAGAAGAGAATATGCCATAAAGCTTGAGCAG TCCCTTGAACGTGCTAGAAAACTTCAAGCAGACTTGGCTGTGGAGGAGCACCGCGGACATGAGCTGAGTAGAATTCTGAAGGAAATACTTCCAGATCCTAAGACCCCTAATGTGCCAAAGTCTCGACCAGGAAGAAAA ACTAGCATTGAAAGAAGAAAGATGTCAAAACGTctagaagaagaagccatgaaTTATTTTGATGAGTGTGTATCATTATCAACATTCGATAGTTCTGACTTCTCATCACCAGAGGACCCACCATTTGATCTTGCTACCCCAGTTGGTGACAGTATACTACCCCAAGCAAGTTTGGGTGCTTCAGCTACCAACTTTACCAAGAGTTCCTTAAATACTAAACAG GAATCAGACATTCCAGGTCAGTTCATGAATGGTGATGATGCGTCAAGACTAACAGCCAGCAGTGACAGTAAGGAGCCCAAGTTGGATCCAGTAAGTCAAGAAAGTGCCAATTCCAAAAGGAGCCAGAAATTTCAGTTCACCTTTGCTGGCAAGACAACTGAAACTTTTGAGCTTCAACAGGACATTAAGAAGTATATCAGAACTTTTGAGAAACATGATGTTGTCTCAGAGAACAACAGATCAAACTGTTACAACATGGATGAATATAATCTGCAAGCCTCAGCTCAAAGCTTGTTGTTTGACAAGGTCATATTGAAAAACAGAATTGAGTCCGGTAGTTTGCTTGTGTGTGGTGGTATCACTGtttcattttctccttttgCTTCTATCATCTGA
- the LOC126721930 gene encoding uncharacterized protein LOC126721930 isoform X1, protein MAVAAFKSSSRRGNPTTTNSNTAKVSRDTSPKKAPIRRSRSVSAFSRTSANNSTETSTTISSDFLNKRDNPLFWSSSTAKSPPELEPQCSNGGEDSRRGRSVTRNSGVGIGSNKGAGMEAARSLSSVGTAAARRNRSVSRGPVSRRWDVTSESEAEQEGNLSKDFKNRRDWSVVSNNTKKGGLVSSSGVWSSRDSPFRHSDGSATTLSCSQSANREDKASTASSLSGAEDKTIKAVCGKMKSVQGDNMEADTTTSGIYETVRSEVRRAISEIQNDLEIAIRKSKTTAIATTNIADIPPDLVNPDAVELVLDIRREYAIKLEQSLERARKLQADLAVEEHRGHELSRILKEILPDPKTPNVPKSRPGRKTSIERRKMSKRLEEEAMNYFDECVSLSTFDSSDFSSPEDPPFDLATPVGDSILPQASLGASATNFTKSSLNTKQAQESDIPGQFMNGDDASRLTASSDSKEPKLDPVSQESANSKRSQKFQFTFAGKTTETFELQQDIKKYIRTFEKHDVVSENNRSNCYNMDEYNLQASAQSLLFDKVILKNRIESGSLLVCGGITVSFSPFASII, encoded by the exons atgGCGGTGGCAGCTTTCAAATCCTCGTCCAGAAGAGGAAACCCAACAACCACAAACTCAAATACTGCCAAAGTAAGCAGAGACACTTCTCCAAAGAAAGCCCCAATACGAAGATCTAGAAGCGTCAGTGCTTTCTCTAGGACTAGTGCCAACAACTCCACCGAGACTTCTACTACTATTTCCTCTGATTTCTTGAACAAGAGAGACAACCCTTTGTTCTGGAGTAGCTCTACTGCTAAATCACCTCCAGAACTCGAGCCTCAGTGCAGTAATGGTGGTGAAGATAGCAGGAGAGGTCGCTCTGTCACCAGGAATAGTGGTGTTGGTATTGGGAGTAATAAGGGAGCTGGGATGGAGGCTGCCCGGAGTCTGTCGAGTGTTGGTACGGCGGCCGCCCGCCGCAACCGCTCGGTGTCGCGGGGCCCGGTGTCGAGGCGCTGGGATGTGACTTCTGAG AGTGAAGCTGAGCAAGAAGGTAATTTATCTAAGGATTTCAAGAATAGACGTGATTGGAGTGTAGTATCTAATAATACAAAAAAGGGTGGCTTAGTAAGTAGTTCTGGTGTATGGTCTTCTCGGGATTCCCCTTTCAGGCATTCAGATGGTTCCGCTACAACTTTG TCTTGTTCACAAAGTGCAAATCGGGAAGATAAAGCATCCACGGCAAGTTCTTTATCTGGAGCTGAAGATAAAACTATAAAAGCAGTTTGCGGAAAAATGAAG TCAGTCCAAGGGGACAACATGGAAGCTGATACTACTACTAGTGGTATATATGAAACTGTTCGTTCTGAAGTGAGGCGTGCTATCTCTGAAATCCAAAATGACCTTGAAATT GCTATCCGAAAGAGTAAAACTACTGCTATTGCGACGACCAATATAGCTGATATCCCTCCTGACTTGGTAAACCCAGATGCAGTTGAATTAGTTTTGGACATCAGAAGAGAATATGCCATAAAGCTTGAGCAG TCCCTTGAACGTGCTAGAAAACTTCAAGCAGACTTGGCTGTGGAGGAGCACCGCGGACATGAGCTGAGTAGAATTCTGAAGGAAATACTTCCAGATCCTAAGACCCCTAATGTGCCAAAGTCTCGACCAGGAAGAAAA ACTAGCATTGAAAGAAGAAAGATGTCAAAACGTctagaagaagaagccatgaaTTATTTTGATGAGTGTGTATCATTATCAACATTCGATAGTTCTGACTTCTCATCACCAGAGGACCCACCATTTGATCTTGCTACCCCAGTTGGTGACAGTATACTACCCCAAGCAAGTTTGGGTGCTTCAGCTACCAACTTTACCAAGAGTTCCTTAAATACTAAACAG GCACAGGAATCAGACATTCCAGGTCAGTTCATGAATGGTGATGATGCGTCAAGACTAACAGCCAGCAGTGACAGTAAGGAGCCCAAGTTGGATCCAGTAAGTCAAGAAAGTGCCAATTCCAAAAGGAGCCAGAAATTTCAGTTCACCTTTGCTGGCAAGACAACTGAAACTTTTGAGCTTCAACAGGACATTAAGAAGTATATCAGAACTTTTGAGAAACATGATGTTGTCTCAGAGAACAACAGATCAAACTGTTACAACATGGATGAATATAATCTGCAAGCCTCAGCTCAAAGCTTGTTGTTTGACAAGGTCATATTGAAAAACAGAATTGAGTCCGGTAGTTTGCTTGTGTGTGGTGGTATCACTGtttcattttctccttttgCTTCTATCATCTGA
- the LOC126721930 gene encoding uncharacterized protein LOC126721930 isoform X3 yields the protein MAVAAFKSSSRRGNPTTTNSNTAKVSRDTSPKKAPIRRSRSVSAFSRTSANNSTETSTTISSDFLNKRDNPLFWSSSTAKSPPELEPQCSNGGEDSRRGRSVTRNSGVGIGSNKGAGMEAARSLSSVGTAAARRNRSVSRGPVSRRWDVTSESEAEQEGNLSKDFKNRRDWSVVSNNTKKGGLVSSSGVWSSRDSPFRHSDGSATTLSCSQSANREDKASTASSLSGAEDKTIKAVCGKMKSVQGDNMEADTTTSGIYETVRSEVRRAISEIQNDLEIAIRKSKTTAIATTNIADIPPDLVNPDAVELVLDIRREYAIKLEQSLERARKLQADLAVEEHRGHELSRILKEILPDPKTPNVPKSRPGRKTSIERRKMSKRLEEEAMNYFDECVSLSTFDSSDFSSPEDPPFDLATPVGDSILPQASLGASATNFTKSSLNTKQFPETFRRHRNQTFQVSS from the exons atgGCGGTGGCAGCTTTCAAATCCTCGTCCAGAAGAGGAAACCCAACAACCACAAACTCAAATACTGCCAAAGTAAGCAGAGACACTTCTCCAAAGAAAGCCCCAATACGAAGATCTAGAAGCGTCAGTGCTTTCTCTAGGACTAGTGCCAACAACTCCACCGAGACTTCTACTACTATTTCCTCTGATTTCTTGAACAAGAGAGACAACCCTTTGTTCTGGAGTAGCTCTACTGCTAAATCACCTCCAGAACTCGAGCCTCAGTGCAGTAATGGTGGTGAAGATAGCAGGAGAGGTCGCTCTGTCACCAGGAATAGTGGTGTTGGTATTGGGAGTAATAAGGGAGCTGGGATGGAGGCTGCCCGGAGTCTGTCGAGTGTTGGTACGGCGGCCGCCCGCCGCAACCGCTCGGTGTCGCGGGGCCCGGTGTCGAGGCGCTGGGATGTGACTTCTGAG AGTGAAGCTGAGCAAGAAGGTAATTTATCTAAGGATTTCAAGAATAGACGTGATTGGAGTGTAGTATCTAATAATACAAAAAAGGGTGGCTTAGTAAGTAGTTCTGGTGTATGGTCTTCTCGGGATTCCCCTTTCAGGCATTCAGATGGTTCCGCTACAACTTTG TCTTGTTCACAAAGTGCAAATCGGGAAGATAAAGCATCCACGGCAAGTTCTTTATCTGGAGCTGAAGATAAAACTATAAAAGCAGTTTGCGGAAAAATGAAG TCAGTCCAAGGGGACAACATGGAAGCTGATACTACTACTAGTGGTATATATGAAACTGTTCGTTCTGAAGTGAGGCGTGCTATCTCTGAAATCCAAAATGACCTTGAAATT GCTATCCGAAAGAGTAAAACTACTGCTATTGCGACGACCAATATAGCTGATATCCCTCCTGACTTGGTAAACCCAGATGCAGTTGAATTAGTTTTGGACATCAGAAGAGAATATGCCATAAAGCTTGAGCAG TCCCTTGAACGTGCTAGAAAACTTCAAGCAGACTTGGCTGTGGAGGAGCACCGCGGACATGAGCTGAGTAGAATTCTGAAGGAAATACTTCCAGATCCTAAGACCCCTAATGTGCCAAAGTCTCGACCAGGAAGAAAA ACTAGCATTGAAAGAAGAAAGATGTCAAAACGTctagaagaagaagccatgaaTTATTTTGATGAGTGTGTATCATTATCAACATTCGATAGTTCTGACTTCTCATCACCAGAGGACCCACCATTTGATCTTGCTACCCCAGTTGGTGACAGTATACTACCCCAAGCAAGTTTGGGTGCTTCAGCTACCAACTTTACCAAGAGTTCCTTAAATACTAAACAG TTTCCTGAAACTTTTCGTAGGCACAGGAATCAGACATTCCAGGTCAGTTCATGA